One window of the Klebsiella oxytoca genome contains the following:
- a CDS encoding LysR family transcriptional regulator, protein MHLDFRQLRNFVALVELGSFNRAAEAVCLSQSAFSRSIQALEQSVGHPLFDRQSKLPTLTLHGQKLLPYARRFQELNVELSSQLREADDAQNGEVAFGCGPAPGAKLIPAAIGEFHRQLPQARVRFQIDNWLALHQVLTSQHYPFVVADSWQAELDPQLRVQPLSPQRCFFVCHAEHPLAKRGAVSIQEMLRYPFAAPYLPPGVRKVLATLSQQQDFSPTIQCDHIYALLSTLAQTNAISFASEDGFALCQHSHRLVKLELSDLPEEWRLMQTRFAIISPVHAVQPPLVEKLIEIILHTDRQHQLQLLAQEEKG, encoded by the coding sequence ATGCATCTGGATTTTCGCCAACTGCGCAACTTTGTGGCGCTGGTTGAGTTAGGCAGTTTTAATCGTGCGGCGGAGGCGGTATGCCTGTCGCAGTCGGCGTTCAGCCGCAGCATTCAGGCGCTGGAACAGAGCGTCGGCCATCCTTTATTTGATCGGCAGAGTAAGCTGCCGACGCTAACCCTGCACGGGCAAAAGCTGCTGCCTTACGCCCGCCGCTTTCAGGAGCTGAACGTCGAGCTCAGCAGCCAGCTGCGCGAAGCGGATGATGCGCAGAACGGCGAGGTCGCCTTTGGCTGCGGTCCGGCACCCGGCGCGAAGCTGATCCCTGCCGCCATCGGCGAGTTTCACCGTCAATTGCCGCAGGCGAGGGTGCGTTTTCAAATCGATAACTGGCTTGCTTTGCATCAGGTGCTAACCTCTCAGCACTATCCTTTTGTCGTTGCCGATAGCTGGCAGGCAGAGCTCGACCCGCAGCTGCGCGTACAGCCGCTCAGCCCTCAGCGCTGTTTCTTCGTCTGCCATGCCGAACATCCGCTGGCAAAACGGGGGGCGGTCTCTATCCAGGAGATGCTGCGCTATCCTTTTGCCGCGCCCTATTTGCCGCCGGGCGTACGTAAGGTGCTGGCGACCCTTAGCCAGCAGCAGGACTTTTCACCGACGATCCAGTGTGACCATATCTACGCGCTGCTTTCCACTCTGGCGCAGACTAACGCGATAAGCTTCGCCAGTGAGGATGGCTTCGCCCTGTGCCAGCATAGCCATCGGCTGGTTAAGCTGGAACTTAGCGATCTGCCTGAGGAGTGGCGGCTGATGCAGACCCGGTTTGCTATTATCTCTCCGGTTCACGCGGTTCAGCCGCCGCTGGTTGAGAAGCTGATTGAGATTATCCTTCATACCGATCGTCAGCATCAGCTACAGCTGCTGGCGCAAGAGGAGAAGGGCTAG